The genomic window GGTGACGCGGTCGAGGCGGGAGTCGTGGAAGGCCACCGGCACACCGTCCGAGGTGGCGTGCACGTCCGTCTCCAGGTACCGGTAGCCCAGGGCCAGCGCCGCCTCGAACGCGGCGAGCGAGTTCTCCGGCTTGCCGAGGGTGCCGCCCCGGTGCGCGAAGGCGAGCGGTCCCGGGTGGTCGAGGAAGGGGTGCATGAGGGGACTCCGGCAGGGCTGGCTGGTGGGGGCGGGCCGGATGATCCCGGGAACGCGCGTTACAGTATTACGCATCATGTCAAGCAGTAACGAGCCCCACGGTGGCGATTCACGCGGCAGCGGTTCACACGGCAGCGAGCCACGCGGCAACGAGCCACGCGGTGGCGATGAGCGGAGCGTGGACGACGCGATCCTGGACGCGGCGGCCGACCTGATCGTCCACCTCGGTCCGCGCCGCACGCAGCTGGCCGAGGTCGCCAGGCGGGCCGGCGTCAGCCGCCCCACCGTCTACCGGCGCTGGCCCGACCTGCGCGCGGTCGTGGGCGCGCTGCTGACCAGGGAGATCCTCGCGACCGTGGCGCAGCTGACCCTCGCCGGCGACGATCGCGAGTCCTTCGTGACCGCGGTCGTGGAGACCGCCGTGCGGCTGCGCGACCACCCGGTCCTCGGCACCCTGCTCCGCTCGGACCCGGACACGCTCCTGGAGTACGTCGTCGAACGGCTCGGCACCAGCCAGCAGGGCATGATCGAGGCCCTGCGCGCCGCGATCGAGCGCGGACAGGCCCACGGATCGATCCGCGCCGGCGAGCCCACCCAGCTGGCGGCGATGGTCCTGCTGATCACCCAGTCCACCGTGCAGTCCCACCGCATGGTCGCCCCGCTGCTGCCCGAACCGGCCTGGCGGCACGAACTGGCCACCGCCCTGAACGGATACCTCGGGCCCTGACGCTTCCGGGCCGCATATCCTTGCGCCTGTGACCGAGTACGAGACCTTTGACCTGGGCGATTTCACGCTTCAGCACGGTGGAACGCTGCCCGGAGCGGTGCTGGCGTACAAGACCTACGGCGAGCTGGCACCGGACGGATCGAACGCGATCGTCTTCCCGACGTGGTTCGCCGGCACGCATCTGGCCAACGAGTGGCTCATCGGCGCGGGGAGGGCGCTGGACACCGATCGCTACTTCGTCATCGTGCCCGGTCTGTTCGGCAACGGGCTCTCCAGCTCGCCGAGCAACACCGCCGTGCCGAACGACCGCGGGCGCTTCCCGAACGTGACGATGCACGACAACGTGTCCGCGCAGCACCGGCTGGTGACGGAGCGGTTCGGTATCGAGCGGCTCGTCCTGGTGACCGGCGCGTCGATGGGCGCGGGGCAGGCGTACCAGTGGGCGGTCAGCCACCCCGACATGGTCGAGCGCGTGGCCCCGATGGTCGGTTCCCCGCGCACCAGTCCGCACAACCAGGTGTTCCTGGAGGGCATCCGGGCCGCTCTGACCGCCGACTCCGCTTTCTCCGACGGTGACTACGACGACCAGCCGCGTGCCGGACTGCGGGCCTTCTCCCGGGTCTACGCGGGCTGGGGGCTGTCCCAGGCGTTCTACTGGGAGCGGCTCTACGAGCAGTTGGGATTCGCCACCCTTGAGGACTTCCTCGTCGGCTTCTGGGAGGCCAACTTCAGCGACTGGGACGCCAACGACCTGCTCGCCATGATCTGGACCTGGCAGCATGCCGATGTCGGCCTGACTCCCGGATTCGACGGCGACACCGTGGCCGCCCTCGCCTCCATCAAGGCGCGGGCGCTGGTGCTGCCCTCGGAGCGGGATCTCTACTTCCCGCCCCAGGACGAGGAGTGGAGCGTCCAGCACATGGCGGACGCCCGGCTCCGGGTCATCCCCGGCATCTGGGGGCACCTGGCGGGCGGTGGCGCCGACCCGGAGGCGGCCGTGTTCATCGACACGGCCCTACGAGAGCTGCTGGCTCAGCGCTGACCTCCTGGACCTCCTGGACCTCCTGGCCCTCCTGGCCCGCACACCTGCTGCGGTGCGAGCCGGCGCCCCGGCTACCGCTATCCTCCCTGCGGTTGATCGTCAACGGGAGGAGAGCCCCATGCGCCGCATACCCTTCGGCCTGGCGGCCGCGCTGTCGGCCGTCGCACTGACGGCGGGTTGCGCTTCGAGCAGCGCCACCGCCACGTCGCTGCCGGGCACCACCGCGGGGGTGCCCGCCACACCCCTCGCGGCCACGACTGCGACGGCGTCCGCACCCGCGTCCGCACCGCCGTCAGCGCCGCCGTCAGCCTCGCAGTCGGCTCCGGCTCCGGCCTCGCCGGCGGCAACGGCGTCGGCACCGGCGTCGGCACCGGCGTCGGCGTCGGCGTCGGCGTCGGCGTCGGCCCAGGAACTGCCGGACGGGTACGACGCCACCCGCGACGCGAGCGCCGACATCAAGGCCGCCCTCGCGGCGGCGGTGACGGAGCATCGGGAGGTCCTGGTCGACTTCGGCGCCAACTGGTGCCCGGACTGCAAAGCCCTGGACGTGATGTTCCGCTCGCCCCAGGTCCAACCGCTGCTGCAGCGGGACTACCTCGTGGTCGCCGTCGATGTGGGCCAGTTCGACCACAACATCGACCTCGCCGGCCAGTACCTCGACCTGCAGAGCAGCGGGATTCCCGCGCTGGTCGTGCTGAAGTCCGACGGCACGGTGCGCACCGCCACCTCCGACGGCTCGTTCTCCAACGCCCGCAGCATGGACCCGGAGCAGGTGAGCGCCTTCCTGACCCGCTGGGCACCCGGCGCGGGCCAGTGACCCTCCCGCGCCGGCGCGCTGCCGCGCTGGGCTCCACCACACCGGCCGTCGCCGCCCTGGCCGTCGCCGTGCTGGCCGTCGCCGCGCTCACCGGCTGCGCCACCCACCGGGCGTCCGACCCCGCCGGGCAGGCCACGGCCCAGGGGGTCACGGTCACCGTCACGCTGCTCCCGGGCTCGGGCAGCGACCGCCGGTTGCAGGCGACGTTCAGCCCGCAACGGCCCGGCTTCCACCTCTACAGCATCGACCTCCCCGCACAGGGCATCGACGGACTGGGCATCCCCACCCGGCTCTCCGTCCAGGGCGGCCTCACCGCGACCGGTACGCCGACGGCGAACCTCGCGACCCGCCTCCTGCGACCGGCCCACCTGTCGACCGAGCTGCCCGTCTATCCGGACGGCCCCGTCACGTTCGTCCTGCCCGTCCGGCGGACCGGCGCCCACCAGGCCGATGTGACGGTCAGTTACGGGGCCTGCAGCGAGAGCACCTGCCTGATGCCCGTCAGCAAGGAAGTGATCCCCCTCGGCCTCAACTGACAGCATCGACCGCACAGCCCGCACAGCTCACACCGACCGACCGCGCGGCAGGCGGTCGGTGCGGGCCGTCAGCCCAGGAACGCCGCGGTGGTCGCCACGAACCGGCCGGGGTCGTCGACCCAGGGGTAGTGGCCCGCCCCGGGCTGCACCAAGAACGTGGCGGCGGGGAGGAGCTCCGCGAACTCAGCGGTCGAGCACGGGGGGCTGTTCAGGTCGAACTCCCCGGTGAGCAGCAGGACCGGTGCCCCGTGGCGAGCGAGGGCCGCCCGCGTGCCGGCCGGTTCGAAGGCGCCCTCGGCCCCGAAGCCGGCGACCGCCGCCATGTTGACCGGCCGGCCAGCCTCGTACTGCTCGCGGGCCGCCTCGTCCCAGCGGCCGCAGAAGAAGGGGCCGATGGCCTCGAAGTCGCCGCCGGTGCCCGCGATGAGCGCCTCCAGCGCGGCGAACGCCGCCGGGAACCACGGCTCGCCGCTGCGCAGCAGAGCCAGTTCGCGCCGCTGCTGCCCGGTGATCTCGATGCCGACCGCCCGGGTGCCGGGACCGATCAGGGCGAGCTTGCCGATGCCGTCCGGATGCCGGGCCGCGTACTGCACCGCGATGTTCGCACCGGCGGAGTGGCCGAGCAGGTCCAGCCGGGGCAGCCCGAGGTGGCGGCGCAGCGCCTCGACGTCGTCGACCAGTCGATCGCACCGGTAGGAGGAGAGGTCCTCGGGGGCCGCGGACCGACCGGTGCCGCGCGGGTCCGGCATGATCAGCCGGCGGTGCGCGGAGAGGCCGCCGAGGCCGCCGAGGTAGTGGGAGTCCGTGGGCCCACCGGGGAGGCAGACGAGCGGAACGCCGCTCCCCTGGACGCGGTAGGCGAGCAGGGTTCCATCGGGCGCGGAGAATGTAGGCATGGCGTGGATCCTGCCAGCCATAACCAGGTTGTACAATCTGGTTATGGCTGGCATCGGCACAGGTGTATAACTCTGGCATGGCAGGCGAAGCGAGCACCGCGCACCAGGATCCCCCGGCACTGACCCAGGCACAGGCCGAGCGGCTGCTCGCCGGCCTGAACGAGGTCGTCCGCGCGGGCGAGGAGGCGCGGCAGCTCCGCGCCGAGATGATCAAACTGCTGGCCGGCCTCGGCTGGACCCAGGAGCGGATCGCCCGGCTCACCGACATGAGCCAGGCGGCCGTGTCCAAGCAGGTCTCCAAGGCCCGGACGGAGGACCCGCCGCCGCCCCCACCGCCGCTCTCCCTCGACCAGCCCGACACGCCCTGGCTGGAAGGACGGCTGTGGGGGCTCGCCGAGGAGATCTCCGAAGCCTGCGACGGGGACGCCCGCTGCACCCGCCACCTCAGCGCGATCGCCCGGGGCAGGCAGCGCTTCACGCCCCGGAGCGTCGACGAGCTCCGGCGCCTGGTCGAAGCGGATCTGACGCTGCGCCGGGACCTGCTGCCGAGCGGCTACCGAGCGGCGTACGACGAGATCAGCCGCCGCCTCGACACCCCCGCGAAAGCCATCGCCGGTGGGACCGGCACCGCCGACGGCCTG from Kitasatospora sp. NBC_01287 includes these protein-coding regions:
- a CDS encoding thioredoxin family protein, giving the protein MTEHREVLVDFGANWCPDCKALDVMFRSPQVQPLLQRDYLVVAVDVGQFDHNIDLAGQYLDLQSSGIPALVVLKSDGTVRTATSDGSFSNARSMDPEQVSAFLTRWAPGAGQ
- a CDS encoding sigma-70 family RNA polymerase sigma factor: MAGEASTAHQDPPALTQAQAERLLAGLNEVVRAGEEARQLRAEMIKLLAGLGWTQERIARLTDMSQAAVSKQVSKARTEDPPPPPPPLSLDQPDTPWLEGRLWGLAEEISEACDGDARCTRHLSAIARGRQRFTPRSVDELRRLVEADLTLRRDLLPSGYRAAYDEISRRLDTPAKAIAGGTGTADGLSASARRTLAHQIQRDQLHLDRTP
- a CDS encoding TetR/AcrR family transcriptional regulator; its protein translation is MDDAILDAAADLIVHLGPRRTQLAEVARRAGVSRPTVYRRWPDLRAVVGALLTREILATVAQLTLAGDDRESFVTAVVETAVRLRDHPVLGTLLRSDPDTLLEYVVERLGTSQQGMIEALRAAIERGQAHGSIRAGEPTQLAAMVLLITQSTVQSHRMVAPLLPEPAWRHELATALNGYLGP
- a CDS encoding alpha/beta fold hydrolase, yielding MTEYETFDLGDFTLQHGGTLPGAVLAYKTYGELAPDGSNAIVFPTWFAGTHLANEWLIGAGRALDTDRYFVIVPGLFGNGLSSSPSNTAVPNDRGRFPNVTMHDNVSAQHRLVTERFGIERLVLVTGASMGAGQAYQWAVSHPDMVERVAPMVGSPRTSPHNQVFLEGIRAALTADSAFSDGDYDDQPRAGLRAFSRVYAGWGLSQAFYWERLYEQLGFATLEDFLVGFWEANFSDWDANDLLAMIWTWQHADVGLTPGFDGDTVAALASIKARALVLPSERDLYFPPQDEEWSVQHMADARLRVIPGIWGHLAGGGADPEAAVFIDTALRELLAQR
- a CDS encoding alpha/beta fold hydrolase translates to MPTFSAPDGTLLAYRVQGSGVPLVCLPGGPTDSHYLGGLGGLSAHRRLIMPDPRGTGRSAAPEDLSSYRCDRLVDDVEALRRHLGLPRLDLLGHSAGANIAVQYAARHPDGIGKLALIGPGTRAVGIEITGQQRRELALLRSGEPWFPAAFAALEALIAGTGGDFEAIGPFFCGRWDEAAREQYEAGRPVNMAAVAGFGAEGAFEPAGTRAALARHGAPVLLLTGEFDLNSPPCSTAEFAELLPAATFLVQPGAGHYPWVDDPGRFVATTAAFLG